GGCGTTTGGGAGGTCGCCGGCCTGCACCCGGCGATGCAGCCGTTCTCCCCCGAGCGCCCGGTGCTGCGCGCACGCCTGGTTCGGGTGGGCGTCAATGACCGCGGTCGTCGCGACCGTCTCTACTACGGCATTGAGCGGTACTATCTGGACGAACGGGCCGCCAAGGCAATGGACGAGCGGCTGACGGCCGGCGGGATCCAGGTCGAAGTAGCCGTGTCGCGCTCCACCGGGCAGGCCGCCATCCGCCGCATCCTCGTCAACGGCGAGCCGGTCCATCGGGATCCGCTGCTGTTCTGACCGGCCGCGGTTGGCGCAACGCGCCAGCATTCGTGTATCGTGGGACCTTGGCGGATCTTGGTGCAACTCATGCAGCATTTCATCAACCCGTGGCGGCATCAAGG
This genomic stretch from Deltaproteobacteria bacterium harbors:
- a CDS encoding GDYXXLXY domain-containing protein, whose protein sequence is MSTKRRIIVGAAAAFLFQALSLGVMVAMHGYALRWGETLILRVTPADPRHLLLGHYLRLGFSISTADPKIAAEAGLATEQVVYAALRKAEDGVWEVAGLHPAMQPFSPERPVLRARLVRVGVNDRGRRDRLYYGIERYYLDERAAKAMDERLTAGGIQVEVAVSRSTGQAAIRRILVNGEPVHRDPLLF